A genomic region of Synechococcus sp. NOUM97013 contains the following coding sequences:
- a CDS encoding Crp/Fnr family transcriptional regulator, giving the protein MNALDTMRALAQTSEVRSVRAGDIIFRADDPGSSMFGVLEGTVRLSWTNDNGQQGYEVIEAGNVFGAGALVMDGHRRLSTAQAENDCRLIEMNRDKFLFAVQEAPMFAIELLASVDERLRDLKITSQL; this is encoded by the coding sequence GTGAATGCTCTCGACACCATGCGTGCGCTTGCTCAGACGAGCGAGGTTCGCAGCGTCAGGGCGGGTGACATCATCTTTCGTGCCGATGATCCAGGCTCCTCCATGTTCGGGGTGCTGGAGGGCACCGTGCGGTTGTCCTGGACCAACGACAACGGTCAACAGGGCTATGAGGTGATTGAGGCTGGGAATGTCTTTGGTGCCGGTGCCCTGGTGATGGACGGTCACCGACGTCTGAGCACAGCTCAGGCGGAAAATGATTGCCGTCTCATCGAGATGAATCGCGACAAATTTTTGTTTGCTGTGCAGGAAGCCCCGATGTTTGCCATTGAGTTGTTGGCATCGGTGGATGAACGACTTCGCGATCTCAAAATCACCTCTCAGCTCTGA
- a CDS encoding transaldolase has protein sequence MATLLEQLSEMTVVVADTGDLEAIRKFTPRDATTNPSLILAAAQIPAYQGLIDEALRSSRHLMGENAPVEQVVREALDEISVIFGKEILKIVPGRVSTEVDARLSFDTEATIEKGRKLIRLYNDAGISNDRVLIKIASTWEGIKAAEVLEKEGIHCNLTLLFGFGQAVACAEAGVTLISPFVGRILDWYKAETGRDSYPGPEDPGVLSVTRIFNYFKAYGYNTEVMGASFRNIDEITELAGCDLLTISPKLLDQLRSSDAALTRKLDADNPAGGEAQIHVDAESFQTMMAADRMATDKLSEGIKGFSKAIETLESMLAHRLAELEGGQAFGHAVQEIFLLNDMNGDGSITRDEWLGSDAVFDALDLDHDGLLSQEDVRRGFGAALSLTTA, from the coding sequence ATGGCCACTCTTCTAGAGCAGCTGTCCGAAATGACCGTCGTGGTGGCGGACACCGGTGATCTCGAGGCGATCCGTAAGTTCACTCCCCGCGATGCCACCACCAATCCGTCGCTGATTCTTGCAGCGGCTCAGATACCCGCCTATCAGGGCCTGATTGATGAAGCCCTGCGCTCCTCACGCCATCTGATGGGTGAAAACGCGCCTGTTGAGCAGGTCGTGCGTGAAGCCCTCGATGAAATCAGTGTGATCTTCGGAAAGGAGATCCTCAAGATCGTGCCGGGTCGGGTGTCCACAGAGGTGGATGCCCGGTTGAGCTTCGACACCGAAGCCACTATTGAGAAAGGCCGCAAACTGATTCGCCTCTACAACGATGCGGGCATCAGCAACGACCGCGTGCTGATCAAGATTGCCTCCACTTGGGAAGGGATCAAAGCAGCTGAAGTGCTTGAGAAAGAAGGCATCCACTGCAACCTCACGTTGCTGTTCGGTTTCGGGCAGGCCGTGGCCTGTGCTGAGGCCGGTGTCACCCTGATTTCTCCCTTCGTGGGGCGCATCCTCGATTGGTACAAGGCCGAAACCGGGCGCGATTCCTACCCAGGTCCGGAGGATCCTGGGGTTCTGTCTGTGACCAGGATTTTTAACTATTTCAAGGCTTACGGCTACAACACCGAAGTGATGGGAGCCAGCTTCCGCAACATCGATGAAATCACTGAGCTGGCCGGTTGTGATCTGCTCACGATCTCACCCAAGCTGCTGGATCAGCTGCGGTCCAGCGATGCGGCACTCACCCGCAAGCTCGATGCTGACAACCCCGCTGGCGGTGAAGCTCAGATTCATGTTGATGCTGAGTCGTTCCAAACGATGATGGCCGCGGATCGCATGGCCACTGACAAGTTGTCGGAAGGAATCAAAGGCTTCAGTAAAGCGATCGAAACCCTTGAAAGCATGCTGGCCCATCGTCTGGCTGAACTCGAGGGTGGCCAGGCGTTCGGCCATGCCGTGCAGGAAATCTTTCTGCTCAATGACATGAACGGTGATGGATCCATCACGCGGGATGAATGGCTGGGCAGTGACGCCGTCTTCGACGCACTGGACCTTGACCACGATGGACTTCTGTCACAGGAGGACGTGCGCCGAGGTTTTGGTGCTGCACTCTCACTGACAACGGCTTGA